A stretch of the Rhinoderma darwinii isolate aRhiDar2 chromosome 3, aRhiDar2.hap1, whole genome shotgun sequence genome encodes the following:
- the LOC142750587 gene encoding LOW QUALITY PROTEIN: extracellular calcium-sensing receptor-like (The sequence of the model RefSeq protein was modified relative to this genomic sequence to represent the inferred CDS: substituted 1 base at 1 genomic stop codon), with protein sequence MGPVFPSYALGSRTSDALRLRHDVSRDNATSVSHAALGPEQRGTQENPDEWLRIHFYRTFWYLILSSPVSYSSSPSCHLRSSSLSGIFQTGDILIGAVIPFHTNRLSPNLTFTEAPSPDTCTMFFVECFQLFQAVRFALEEINESHDLLPNITLGYHALDSCCILPREVEGTLWMISGKSHAVPNYRCQEKPTLAGVLGHSTSSYSILMAQVLGLYRYPQISHFSTSALLSNRAQFPSFFRTVPSDHFQSKGLAQLVLHFGWTWVGLVGVGNEYGQQGIQVIKQEILNSGACVAFTEFILLDQDDKSSPHIAQVIKESTAKAVVLFSTAVYLAPLLNEMVKQKVTGKVFVASEAWAISTFLLNKKYSALLSGSIGFAFHSSTIPRFKDYLSNVDPLNNPAGLLTKIFWENTFGCQFVERSDYDIVTNLFHVIAKSLHELQMCQPGKGPFYGGTCADILNFKPWQLTHYIQNVHVELSNGREVFFDGNGDVPALYDLVNWQIGGDGVMKHVRVGSYDTAATDGNIFNIDSNKVVWPSGNHQVPPSVCSQSCPLGFRKVINQGEPACCFQCITCPQGEISNXTNSVDCLKCLWNLWPNHRKDRCVPKNTEYLSYEDMLGSTLAAISAISGIIPTSILGLFIHRKNTPIVRANIYALSCLLLVSLSLCFLCSLVFIGYPKPETCILRQAVFGMTFAFCISCMLAKTIMVVFAFMATKPGTSLRKWTKPQVSYIIVSFCSFIQFLVCVFWMTLEYNIKTQPGVLIIECNENSMIAFWSMLGYLGFLATISFIVAFLSRSLPDSFNEAKFITFSMLAFLSVWISFIPASLSARGKYTVAMEIFAILASSWALVICMFLPKCFIILFRPDMNSRDHLTIGKNKGRM encoded by the exons GTTGAGGATTCACTTCTACAGAACCTTCTGGTACCTCATTCTCTCCTCACCAGTTTCCTATTCCTCCAGTCCAAGCTGTCATCTGCGTAGTTCCAGTCTTTCTGGAATATTTCAGACTGGGGATATTTTAATAGGAGCTGTGATCCCCTTCCATACAAATAGATTATCCCCAAACCTAACCTTCACAGAAGCCCCGTCCCCGGACACTTGCACCAT gttttttgtagaatgcTTCcaactatttcaggccgtaagatTCGCTTTGGAAGAAATTAATGAAAGTCACGATCTTCTCCCCAATATTACATTGGGCTACCATGCGTTGGACTCCTGCTGTATCCTGCCCAGGGAGGTAGAAGGAACTTTATGGATGATCTCAGGCAAGAGCCATGCAGTGCCCAATTATCGTTGCCAAGAAAAGCCAACACTTGCCGGAGTTCTTGGTCACTCAACGTCTTCTTATTCCATTCTGATGGCCCAAGTGTTGGGATTATATAGATATCCCCAG ATCAGCCATTTCTCCACCAGCGCCCTTCTAAGTAACCGGGCCCAGTTCCCGTCTTTTTTCAGGACTGTACCTAGTGATCACTTCCAGTCAAAGGGTCTCGCTCAACTAGTTTTGCATTTTGGATGGACCTGGGTGGGCTTGGTGGGTGTTGGAAATGAATACGGCCAGCAAGGAATTCAGGTCATCAAGCAAGAAATCCTCAACTCTGGAGCTTGCGTGGCTTTCACAGAATTTATCCTACTCGATCAGGATGATAAGTCTTCACCACACATCGCTCAAGTTATCAAAGAGTCAACTGCTAAGGCCGTGGTTCTATTCTCCACAGCTGTCTACCTTGCTCCACTTTTAAATGAGATGGTCAAACAAAAAGTCACCGGTAAGGTGTTTGTGGCCAGTGAAGCTTGGGCTATCTCAACGTTTCTGTTGAATAAAAAATATTCTGCTCTACTCTCAGGCTCCATTGGATTTGCCTTCCATAGTTCAACAATTCCTAGATTTAAGGATTATCTCAGCAATGTTGACCCACTAAATAATCCTGCAGGATTATTGACCAAAATATTCTGGGAAAATACATTTGGATGCCAGTTTGTAGAGCGCTCGGACTATGACATAGTTACTAACTTGT TTCATGTGATAGCTAAGTCTTTACATGAACTTCAGATGTGTCAGCCAGGGAAAGGACCATTTTATGGTGGGACTTGTGCAGATATCCTCAATTTCAAACCATGGCAG CTGACACATTACATACAAAATGTCCATGTCGAACTAAGCAATGGAAGAGAGGTCTTCTTTGACGGAAACGGAGATGTCCCGGCCTTGTATGATCTTGTTAACTGGCAGATTGGAGGTGATGGGGTCATGAAGCATGTCAGAGTAGGAAGCTACGATACTGCAGCCACTGATGGAAACATCTTTAATATCGATAGCAATAAAGTAGTCTGGCCTTCAGGAAACCACCAG GTTCCACCGTCTGTCTGCAGTCAGAGTTGTCCTCTGGGCTTCAGAAAAGTTATCAATCAAGGAGAACCTGCCTGTTGTTTCCAGTGCATCACATGCCCCCAAGGTGAAATCTCGAATTAAACAA ACTCGGttgattgtctaaaatgtctttggaatttgtggccaaatcacaggaaagacagatgTGTACCAAAGAACACGGAATACCTGTCCTATGAAGATATGTTGGGATCCACCTTGGCCGCTATCAGTGCAATCTCGGGTATCATTCCCACCTCTATTTTGGGTCTCTTCATACATAGGAAGAACACTCCCATAGTGAGAGCCAACATCTACGCCTTAAGTTGTCTTCTTCTGGTGTCTCTTTCTTTGTGTTTTCTGTGCTCTCTAGTGTTTATTGGTTATCCGAAGCCTGAAACTTGTATCCTTAGACAGGCTGTCTTTGGTATGACTTTTGCCTTTTGTATTTCTTGTATGTTGGCTAAAACTATTATGGTTGTTTTTGCTTTTATGGCCACCAAGCCCGGCACCAGCCTGAGGAAATGGACGAAACCTCAAGTGTCCTACATAATAGTTTCCTTTTGCTCTTTCATCCAGTTTCTCGTATGTGTATTTTGGATGACTTTGGAATACAATATAAAAACACAGCCTGGAGTTCTTATAATTGAATGCAATGAGAACTCTATGATTGCCTTCTGGTCCATGCTGGGGTATCTTGGTTTCCTCGCCACCATCAGTTTCATTGTGGCCTTCTTGTCTCGGAGTCTTCCAGATAGTTTCAATGAAGCTAAGTTCATTACGTTTAGTATGTTGGCCTTCCTTAGTGTCTGGATATCCTTCATCCCAGCATCTCTAAGTGCTCGTGGGAAGTACACAGTAGCTATGGAGATCTTTGCCATCTTGGCATCCAGTTGGGCTCTTGTCATCTGTATGTTTCTTCCCAAATGTTTCATCATATTGTTTAGACCTGACATGAACTCAAGGGATCATCTGACTATTGGAAAAAACAAAGGTCGGATGTAG